A window of the Lysinibacillus irui genome harbors these coding sequences:
- a CDS encoding LolA family protein has translation MMKWKQSCRAAGLIAVMTFSLVGCNTEASYTPQEIIEQALHESKEPLTYYGEYTLDMGELGGKAYVKEWVKDRNRRIEMTGDNGEHVITVTKDAKVISYDVTEHTAYTMAYSQDELDGLQSPKDQVQLIFNMVKDTHDIKIAGEEKVAGRDTYKIVAKTKKTESLFGDMEAWIDKKTWLTLKMKSDNAGNKMITEYSKINFAEKIEDQQFTLDLPKDVTIQEISGEDPSESISLEDAKQQLETFLMVPEGNGLTLDKISVVKGIEDRSEYSFDYGLDGELAFFVTVFKADASMADIGPILNEKEMDIRGQKGTVMDDQHFRSIAWQENGYQYSIVGQNPELTAEDLVSYAQKMIVVQ, from the coding sequence ATGATGAAGTGGAAACAATCATGCCGAGCAGCAGGCTTAATTGCTGTAATGACATTTAGTTTAGTAGGCTGTAATACGGAAGCATCGTATACACCACAGGAAATAATAGAGCAGGCCCTTCACGAATCGAAGGAGCCACTTACGTATTATGGCGAATATACGTTAGATATGGGAGAGCTAGGTGGCAAAGCTTATGTGAAGGAATGGGTAAAGGATCGAAATAGACGGATAGAGATGACAGGTGACAATGGTGAGCATGTGATTACGGTCACAAAGGATGCTAAAGTGATTAGCTATGATGTTACTGAACATACAGCCTATACAATGGCTTATTCGCAGGATGAACTTGACGGCCTACAATCACCGAAAGATCAGGTACAGCTTATTTTTAATATGGTTAAAGATACGCATGATATTAAGATAGCTGGAGAAGAGAAGGTTGCTGGTAGAGATACGTATAAAATTGTAGCGAAAACGAAGAAAACGGAATCATTATTTGGGGATATGGAAGCATGGATTGACAAAAAAACTTGGTTGACGTTAAAAATGAAGTCAGATAATGCAGGAAATAAAATGATTACCGAATATTCAAAGATCAATTTTGCTGAAAAAATCGAAGATCAACAATTTACACTAGATCTACCAAAGGATGTAACGATTCAAGAAATTAGCGGAGAAGATCCTTCTGAATCCATTTCATTGGAAGACGCCAAGCAGCAGCTAGAAACGTTTTTAATGGTTCCAGAAGGAAATGGTCTTACGTTAGATAAAATTTCAGTTGTTAAAGGGATAGAAGATCGATCAGAATATTCTTTTGATTATGGATTAGACGGAGAGCTCGCATTTTTTGTCACGGTATTTAAAGCTGATGCTAGTATGGCAGATATTGGTCCCATCCTAAACGAAAAAGAGATGGATATTCGAGGACAAAAAGGAACCGTTATGGATGATCAACATTTCCGTTCGATTGCTTGGCAAGAAAACGGCTACCAATATAGTATTGTTGGGCAAAATCCAGAGTTAACGGCTGAGGATCTTGTAAGCTATGCACAAAAAATGATAGTTGTACAATGA
- a CDS encoding cation:proton antiporter, with protein MFDQLLFQLPFIIFIGLFSQWLAWRFRMPAIVIMSIAGLMIGPFTGLVSPKETFGPIFHTIISLAVAVILFEGSLSLDFREIRGFRKSILRISTVGAAIAWLAGSTAAHYVAGLSWPVAFVIGGLFIVTGPTVILPLLRQAKLKERPAAILKWEGIVVDPFGALLALFAYQVVLGLYQLEGGTSLPVFFISAFLAALLGGIVGYLMGQCLERGLIPEFLKSPLLLATILLVFALSDAIMHETGLLAVTVMGLVMANMHLTSHHELLHFKENMSVILISSVFIMLTASLTVETLWQIVDWRMLLFVLAMMFIVRPLSIWIATINTGLTLEERALIGWIAPRGIVALTVSGYFTTALQDVGFQSAQLLTALTLALVFATVVAHGFSIGWLAKKLHLQASTGKGIVIVGASPFTTQLATSLQSNGIDVLVMDRSWEDLSAARHNGLKTETGDILSEHTEFYVDLTPYDQLIVATKQDAYNVLVCADFVPELGRLNIYQTALHSTDPKNYSRKYGGQLLVDAEHDIHQLNALIEQGAQLRQTKITEVFTVKDYLEQNPNAVMIYAMTSDGDIVLDMVNKYDDIKNEPHTIISLIG; from the coding sequence ATGTTTGATCAATTATTATTCCAGTTACCTTTTATCATTTTTATTGGTTTATTTTCGCAATGGTTAGCTTGGCGTTTTCGCATGCCAGCCATTGTAATTATGAGTATAGCTGGACTGATGATTGGTCCTTTTACAGGCCTAGTATCTCCAAAAGAGACATTTGGCCCTATTTTTCATACAATTATTTCTTTGGCAGTTGCCGTTATTTTATTTGAGGGAAGTTTAAGTCTTGATTTTCGAGAAATACGTGGCTTTCGTAAATCAATTTTACGCATTTCCACCGTAGGGGCAGCCATCGCTTGGCTAGCAGGCTCGACTGCTGCTCATTATGTAGCAGGTCTATCATGGCCAGTCGCCTTTGTGATTGGTGGCTTGTTTATTGTAACAGGCCCAACCGTCATTTTACCTTTATTAAGACAGGCAAAATTGAAGGAGCGACCAGCGGCGATCTTAAAATGGGAAGGAATTGTTGTCGATCCCTTTGGAGCCTTATTAGCGCTTTTTGCGTATCAAGTGGTTTTAGGTTTGTATCAGTTAGAAGGTGGGACATCTCTTCCTGTCTTCTTTATTTCAGCATTTTTAGCTGCCCTTTTAGGAGGAATTGTAGGCTATTTAATGGGTCAATGCTTGGAGCGAGGATTGATTCCTGAATTTTTAAAATCCCCTTTGCTGCTCGCAACGATTTTACTCGTTTTTGCCTTAAGTGATGCCATTATGCATGAAACGGGCTTGCTAGCGGTGACGGTTATGGGGCTAGTCATGGCAAATATGCATTTAACAAGTCATCATGAACTGCTTCATTTTAAAGAAAATATGTCGGTAATTTTAATTTCCAGTGTTTTTATAATGCTAACCGCCTCCCTTACAGTTGAAACTTTATGGCAGATTGTTGATTGGCGTATGCTATTATTCGTGCTGGCAATGATGTTTATCGTTCGACCGTTATCGATTTGGATTGCGACGATAAATACAGGCTTAACGTTGGAAGAACGGGCATTAATCGGGTGGATTGCACCGAGAGGCATTGTTGCGTTAACTGTATCGGGTTACTTTACAACGGCACTGCAGGATGTAGGGTTTCAAAGTGCACAGTTATTAACAGCGCTGACATTAGCACTTGTTTTTGCGACAGTAGTTGCCCATGGTTTTAGTATTGGCTGGCTTGCCAAAAAGCTTCATTTACAGGCTTCCACTGGTAAAGGTATCGTCATTGTAGGCGCATCACCATTCACAACTCAATTAGCGACATCACTTCAAAGTAATGGAATTGATGTATTAGTGATGGATCGCTCATGGGAAGATTTATCTGCTGCTCGCCACAATGGCTTGAAGACGGAAACGGGTGATATTTTAAGCGAGCATACCGAGTTCTATGTCGACCTAACCCCTTATGATCAGCTAATTGTCGCTACAAAGCAGGATGCCTATAATGTTCTTGTTTGTGCTGACTTTGTGCCAGAGCTCGGGCGTCTCAATATTTATCAGACAGCCCTACATTCTACTGACCCTAAAAATTATTCTCGAAAATACGGGGGACAGTTATTAGTCGATGCAGAGCACGATATTCATCAATTAAATGCGCTTATCGAACAAGGTGCGCAACTACGGCAAACGAAAATTACTGAAGTATTTACAGTGAAAGATTATCTAGAACAAAACCCAAATGCCGTCATGATCTATGCCATGACCTCAGATGGAGATATCGTGTTAGATATGGTCAATAAATATGACGATATAAAAAATGAACCACATACCATTATTAGTTTAATTGGCTAA
- a CDS encoding RCC1 domain-containing protein, whose product MNYITPNKAMLKMNRWPRQTIAAGRRHSVGLQADGTVVATGDNKYGQCHVSGWRDIVAVAAGNVHMARNTGNTHTIGLHSNGTVEAVGWNKHNQCHVNEWCDIVSVAAGWCHTIGLQSNGMVLAVGRNHEGECQVNDWRNIVAIAAGDWHTIGLQSDGSVTAAGNNRYHQCNVHDWRNMVSVAAGYLHTIGLHSDGTVSAVGSNKHKQCDVMGWQGMVSVAAGSYHTIGLQADGTVIAVGLNKHGQCNVNDWHDIVAVAAGCAHTVGLRADGTVVAVGDNEYGQCDVSGWQGIRVHGD is encoded by the coding sequence ATGAATTATATTACACCGAACAAAGCCATGTTAAAGATGAACAGATGGCCTCGGCAGACGATAGCAGCGGGTCGGCGACATTCCGTTGGGCTTCAAGCTGATGGAACTGTGGTGGCTACAGGAGATAATAAATATGGGCAATGTCATGTAAGCGGTTGGCGTGATATAGTAGCGGTGGCGGCTGGTAATGTTCATATGGCGAGGAATACAGGAAATACGCATACAATTGGTCTTCACTCAAACGGTACGGTGGAAGCTGTTGGTTGGAATAAGCATAATCAATGTCATGTAAACGAGTGGTGTGATATAGTCTCGGTTGCAGCCGGCTGGTGTCATACCATTGGCCTTCAATCGAATGGTATGGTGCTCGCAGTGGGCCGAAATCATGAAGGAGAGTGCCAAGTAAACGACTGGCGTAACATTGTAGCAATCGCTGCAGGTGACTGGCACACTATTGGTCTTCAATCGGACGGCTCGGTAACCGCTGCAGGGAATAATCGCTACCACCAATGTAACGTCCATGATTGGCGCAATATGGTGTCGGTTGCTGCAGGTTATCTTCATACAATTGGTCTTCATTCAGACGGCACTGTATCAGCCGTGGGGTCGAATAAACATAAGCAATGCGATGTAATGGGCTGGCAAGGGATGGTGTCGGTAGCAGCGGGTAGTTACCATACCATTGGACTTCAAGCTGATGGCACGGTAATAGCTGTTGGTTTGAATAAACATGGTCAATGTAATGTAAATGACTGGCATGATATTGTGGCAGTTGCGGCGGGTTGCGCACATACTGTTGGACTTCGAGCAGATGGCACAGTGGTTGCAGTAGGGGATAATGAGTATGGCCAATGCGATGTAAGTGGCTGGCAGGGCATACGAGTACATGGCGATTAG
- a CDS encoding DUF4260 domain-containing protein, with protein MMKLRKIISLEYVIAFMITVFFYGHLNFSWLYFIVFLLLPDITMVGYVLNTKIGALFYNIGHSFALPAVLLIIGFMVASPSLLAAALIWLSHIFLDRALGYGLKYEEAFTKTHLQQIA; from the coding sequence ATGATGAAATTACGTAAAATTATTTCTTTAGAATATGTTATTGCTTTTATGATCACGGTCTTTTTCTATGGGCACTTAAATTTTTCATGGCTTTATTTTATCGTTTTTTTACTACTGCCTGACATTACTATGGTCGGCTATGTCTTGAATACAAAAATAGGTGCTCTCTTTTATAATATTGGGCATAGCTTTGCGTTACCTGCAGTGCTTCTTATTATTGGCTTTATGGTGGCATCCCCATCACTTCTTGCAGCTGCTCTGATATGGCTCTCACATATTTTTTTAGATCGAGCTCTCGGTTATGGGCTCAAATATGAGGAAGCTTTTACGAAAACACATTTACAGCAAATTGCGTAA
- a CDS encoding MerR family transcriptional regulator, translating to MKIKQFAETFHLTTDTIRYYEKEGLLHPQKQENGYRVYDASCEQTMKFIIVLRQLGFTLQEIKHLLTLEQKPVSPTCNEETVQLFSTKITRIEQQLHFYQHALQSLQLTKTLMADGQYEKNQEKIASLIEDMYQNLLEGDG from the coding sequence ATGAAAATAAAACAATTCGCTGAGACATTTCATTTAACAACTGATACAATTCGCTACTACGAAAAAGAGGGATTACTACATCCCCAAAAACAGGAAAATGGCTACCGTGTGTATGATGCCTCGTGTGAACAGACCATGAAATTTATTATCGTCTTACGCCAGCTAGGCTTTACACTCCAAGAAATTAAGCACTTACTAACATTAGAACAAAAGCCTGTATCACCAACGTGCAATGAAGAAACGGTACAGCTGTTTTCTACAAAAATCACCCGTATTGAACAACAACTTCATTTCTATCAACATGCACTTCAATCCTTACAGTTGACGAAAACATTAATGGCTGATGGACAATATGAAAAAAATCAAGAAAAAATTGCCTCTCTCATAGAGGATATGTATCAAAATTTATTGGAAGGTGATGGATGA
- a CDS encoding sigma-70 family RNA polymerase sigma factor, producing the protein MDGILEQIIDEHAEHLLRLAYFYVKNRQTAEDIVQEVFIKFSQRGYEERGQLRAYLSTLTINQSKDYLKSWHYKKILIQEKLFPMQGGKQRDELVAAEERSQIGAAILKLSLTYREPIILYYFEEMKIRDIAQLLGVAENTVKTRLKRAREALKPHLKQGEWEVLRHE; encoded by the coding sequence GTGGACGGCATACTTGAACAAATAATTGATGAGCATGCAGAACATTTATTACGTCTCGCCTATTTTTACGTCAAAAACCGGCAAACAGCAGAGGATATTGTGCAAGAGGTCTTCATTAAATTTTCACAGCGTGGCTATGAGGAAAGAGGGCAGCTCCGTGCGTATTTATCCACGTTAACAATTAATCAAAGCAAGGATTATTTGAAAAGCTGGCATTATAAAAAAATACTGATACAAGAAAAATTATTTCCTATGCAGGGCGGTAAACAGCGGGATGAACTCGTGGCAGCAGAAGAACGATCCCAAATTGGGGCGGCTATCTTAAAACTATCATTAACCTATCGAGAGCCCATCATTTTATATTATTTTGAAGAAATGAAGATTCGTGATATTGCCCAGCTGCTTGGTGTGGCAGAAAATACGGTCAAGACAAGGCTGAAACGGGCAAGAGAGGCATTAAAGCCCCATCTGAAGCAGGGGGAATGGGAGGTGTTAAGGCATGAGTGA
- a CDS encoding tetratricopeptide repeat-containing diguanylate cyclase yields MNTQEFEELWITLNELYNADRFLEYIEISSTAIESAIELGMYDKAILLLRYSCASYFQTGDLQLSISILEQYRELTFQYGTDIDLIQYYNIAAIYWGTFGHLKKSEELMLKGLKIAESIQHVESMGKIYNNLSDLEISMGSYRKAKEFALKSLYYSNAFEVQHKEPYTTMIYPKTNLAVALIWLEEFEEANTILQELLATIHHPPYSKVQLEVFNAYAFLCEKQGRISEAIDLYQKTKHYALQNNDLSLLQLIYNSLVKLIEDQGNKVVLCAVQKEYINILLEIQRENYSHVLFEMEYNDHKKQFEKNAYIDPLTNIYNRRYFDEQAAKMVEKAAERNQQLALMMVDLDHFKEINDMNGHLFGDDALTSTAKTLQDYFKPFESIVARFGGDEFIVLSQVKEGESVQALADNLYQTLASLSLTVEHKTVQLEFSIGVSTNQHGEIQKVDELIKHADEALYKSKRNGRNQITHYNQYYDVGNGI; encoded by the coding sequence ATGAATACACAAGAATTTGAAGAATTATGGATTACGCTCAATGAATTATATAATGCTGATCGCTTTTTAGAATATATAGAAATAAGTAGTACAGCAATTGAAAGTGCTATTGAGCTTGGTATGTATGATAAGGCTATCCTGCTACTGCGCTATAGTTGTGCCAGCTATTTTCAAACGGGTGATCTACAGCTTTCCATAAGTATCCTTGAACAATATCGTGAGTTAACTTTTCAATATGGCACTGATATTGATTTAATTCAATATTACAATATAGCCGCCATTTATTGGGGAACATTTGGGCATTTAAAAAAATCCGAGGAGTTAATGCTGAAGGGGCTAAAGATTGCTGAATCGATTCAGCATGTGGAGAGCATGGGTAAAATTTACAATAACCTAAGCGATTTAGAAATATCTATGGGGAGTTATAGGAAAGCAAAGGAATTTGCTTTAAAAAGTCTGTATTATTCGAATGCTTTTGAAGTGCAGCATAAAGAGCCGTATACAACTATGATTTATCCGAAAACAAATCTAGCTGTAGCGCTTATTTGGCTTGAGGAATTTGAGGAAGCGAATACGATATTACAAGAATTGTTGGCAACAATTCACCATCCACCATACTCAAAAGTGCAGCTGGAGGTTTTTAATGCATATGCATTTTTATGCGAAAAGCAGGGACGGATAAGTGAAGCCATTGATTTATACCAAAAGACAAAACACTATGCTTTGCAAAACAATGATCTATCCTTGCTTCAGCTTATTTATAATTCTTTAGTGAAGCTCATTGAGGACCAAGGCAATAAAGTGGTGCTATGTGCCGTTCAAAAAGAATATATTAATATATTGTTAGAAATACAACGTGAAAACTACTCACATGTATTATTTGAAATGGAATACAACGATCATAAGAAGCAATTTGAAAAAAATGCCTATATCGATCCGCTAACGAATATCTACAACCGTCGTTATTTTGATGAACAGGCAGCAAAAATGGTTGAAAAAGCAGCCGAAAGAAATCAGCAATTAGCATTAATGATGGTGGATTTAGACCATTTTAAGGAAATCAATGATATGAATGGTCATTTATTTGGAGATGATGCATTAACAAGTACTGCTAAAACATTACAGGATTATTTTAAGCCCTTTGAATCCATTGTCGCACGCTTTGGCGGAGATGAATTTATTGTACTAAGTCAAGTAAAGGAAGGCGAATCTGTTCAAGCATTGGCAGATAACCTTTATCAAACACTAGCCTCGCTATCTCTTACGGTGGAGCATAAAACGGTTCAATTAGAGTTTAGTATTGGCGTGAGTACGAACCAGCATGGTGAAATTCAGAAGGTGGACGAACTAATTAAACATGCGGATGAAGCGCTTTATAAGTCAAAGCGTAATGGTCGCAACCAAATTACACACTATAACCAATATTATGATGTTGGAAATGGTATTTAA
- a CDS encoding GNAT family N-acetyltransferase → MIYRAAEKTIETERLMLRLFTEADAPEVSLLCNNYALYKSTLNLPYPYTLECALSWISTHPQNFEDNRLYEFAITDKISGQLYGAIGLSNRSQHQNGEMAYWIGEPYWGNGYGTEAAQAIIEFAFQEKNYHRVYAQYFLSNPASGKIMEKCGMSYEGTLKNHVNKNGTFEDIIFYGLINPQH, encoded by the coding sequence ATGATTTACAGAGCAGCAGAAAAAACAATAGAAACAGAACGTCTTATGCTCCGACTTTTTACAGAGGCAGATGCACCTGAAGTCAGTCTATTATGTAACAATTATGCTCTTTATAAAAGCACCCTGAATTTACCTTATCCCTATACATTAGAATGTGCATTGTCATGGATTTCCACACATCCACAAAACTTTGAGGATAATCGACTATACGAATTTGCTATAACAGACAAAATTAGTGGACAATTATATGGGGCAATAGGCTTGTCAAATCGTTCACAACATCAAAATGGAGAAATGGCTTATTGGATTGGGGAGCCGTATTGGGGAAATGGCTATGGAACAGAGGCAGCGCAAGCTATCATCGAGTTTGCCTTTCAAGAGAAAAACTATCATCGTGTCTATGCCCAATATTTTTTATCCAATCCCGCTTCAGGAAAAATCATGGAGAAATGTGGCATGAGCTATGAGGGAACGTTGAAGAATCATGTTAATAAAAATGGTACATTTGAAGATATTATTTTTTACGGCCTAATCAATCCACAACATTAA
- a CDS encoding DUF2975 domain-containing protein: MKRETLFLKIAVFLMGLPVLALCIWVVPRVALNTGEHSPVLTIFALLGVYATAIAYFVALYTTIKLLSYIDQNIAFSELSVKALIKIKYCAIIISSVYVVGMPLIYYAAEVDDAPGLILIGMVIVFASFVVAVFAAVLQKLLKNAIDIKSENDLTV; this comes from the coding sequence ATGAAACGAGAAACGCTCTTTTTAAAGATCGCTGTTTTTCTTATGGGATTGCCCGTTCTCGCCTTATGTATATGGGTGGTACCACGTGTTGCTTTGAATACAGGGGAGCATTCTCCAGTTTTAACCATTTTTGCTTTACTTGGGGTCTATGCAACGGCAATCGCATATTTTGTTGCTCTTTATACGACGATTAAACTGCTAAGCTATATTGACCAAAACATTGCATTTTCAGAGCTATCAGTGAAGGCTTTAATTAAGATTAAATATTGTGCAATTATCATTAGTAGTGTTTACGTGGTTGGCATGCCACTGATATACTATGCTGCGGAAGTAGATGATGCCCCTGGTCTTATACTTATCGGAATGGTCATTGTTTTTGCTTCCTTTGTCGTTGCAGTTTTTGCTGCTGTGCTTCAAAAGCTTCTAAAAAATGCCATCGATATCAAATCAGAAAATGATTTAACGGTTTGA
- a CDS encoding helix-turn-helix domain-containing protein, which yields MAMIINIDVMLAKRKMSVTELSEKVGITMANLSILKNGKAKAIRFSTLEAICEALDCQPGDILEYRKNEEIQK from the coding sequence ATGGCGATGATCATCAATATTGATGTAATGCTGGCGAAACGGAAAATGAGTGTAACAGAGCTATCAGAAAAAGTTGGCATCACAATGGCAAACCTATCTATTTTAAAAAATGGCAAGGCCAAAGCCATTCGCTTTTCAACATTAGAGGCAATTTGTGAGGCGTTAGATTGTCAGCCCGGTGATATTTTGGAATATCGAAAAAATGAAGAAATACAAAAATAA
- a CDS encoding TetR/AcrR family transcriptional regulator has protein sequence MREMKKAEERRNEILDAADELFAQKGFDGTSTSAILEKVGIARGTLYYHFKSKEDIMDALIERYTSTMLAKAKTIAADKNIAVNERILRVVMALNVQNEHSGQQIMEHVHKPQNALMHRKIQQVILNQVPPILTSIIREGIEQGIYHTPYPYECMEMIIAYTNTVFDDDLVVMSEEERAARIPAFIFNVERMLGVESGSLLYMMQMFGNEGESGTK, from the coding sequence ATGAGGGAAATGAAGAAAGCAGAAGAACGCAGAAATGAAATTTTAGATGCAGCAGATGAATTATTTGCCCAGAAGGGTTTTGACGGCACAAGCACGAGTGCAATTCTTGAAAAAGTGGGCATTGCACGAGGCACATTATATTATCACTTTAAGTCGAAGGAAGATATTATGGACGCCCTTATTGAGCGCTATACAAGTACGATGCTAGCAAAGGCAAAAACCATTGCAGCAGACAAGAATATAGCTGTAAATGAGCGCATACTGCGTGTGGTGATGGCACTGAATGTGCAAAATGAACACAGTGGTCAGCAGATCATGGAGCATGTTCATAAACCACAAAATGCATTGATGCATCGAAAAATACAGCAAGTGATTCTTAATCAAGTACCACCTATTCTTACGTCCATAATCCGTGAAGGTATTGAGCAGGGTATTTATCACACACCGTATCCGTATGAATGTATGGAAATGATTATCGCTTATACCAATACGGTATTTGATGATGATCTGGTGGTAATGTCGGAAGAAGAACGGGCTGCCCGTATCCCAGCATTTATTTTTAATGTGGAACGAATGCTTGGTGTTGAAAGTGGTAGCTTGCTGTACATGATGCAAATGTTTGGCAATGAAGGCGAAAGCGGTACGAAATAA